In the Elizabethkingia bruuniana genome, TTGGAATAATGTTATTCGGGAATACAAATACGGAAACAAAATATTATGCATTTTGTGTGTGGTTAGGACTTGGAACAGGTTATTGGGCAATGTTTGTTACACTGGCCGCGGAGCAGTTTGGTACCAATATCCGAAATACAGCAACGACTACAGTGCCTAATATGGTAAGAGGTTTGGTTCCGGTAATGATATTGGCTTTTGATTTTTTCAAAAAAGATTTCTCAGTCATTATAAGTGCCGCTATTGTAGGTATTATAGTCTTTGGTCTGGCATTTTACTCAACGCTTACTATATCGGAAACCCACAATAAAGATTTAGATTTTACAGAATAATTTATACTTATCTTTTTCATTTTTTATAATTTTATATCTATGAAAAAGATTAGAATTGGTTTTATGGCTATAGGTTTAATGCTATGCCTATCCGTTACTGCACAGGAGCTAAAACCCTTGGATGCTTATCTCACAACGGTAAACTATCCATATCCTGAGAATTATATAAAGTTTGAATCCCAGGGACAGAATCTGGAAATGGTGTACATGGATGTAAAGCCGGTAACAGCTAACGGTAAAACAATTGTGCTGTTGCATGGCAAAAACTTTAATGCTGCCTATTGGAAGAAAACTGCAGAAGTTTTACTGAAAGAAGGTTTCAGAGTAATAATGCCGGATCAGATAGGCTTTGGGAAATCCAGTAAACCTCACGATTATCAGTTTTCCTTTTCACAACTTGCTTATAATACCAGACTTATTTTAGATAAACTGAAGATAGATAAGGCGATTATCCTTGGCCACTCTATGGGGGGAATGATAGCAACAAGGTTTACTTTACAATATCCGGAACGTGTCGAAAAGCTGGTATTGGAAAATCCAATAGGATTGGAAGATTACAAGACCTTTGCCGGTTATGAAACCATAGATGAAGCATATCAGGGAGAGTTGAAGAATACCGTAGAGACTTACAGAAATTATCAGCTGAAATTCTATTATGACAATAAATGGAAAGAAGAATATCAGCCATGGCTGAATATGCTGGCAGGGTGGACATTGCATAAAGACTACCCTAAAGTAGCCTGGGATGCTGCATTAACAACGGATATGATCTATAATCAGCCGGTATGTTATGAGTTTCAGAATATCAAAAGACCTACGCTGCTTATTATTGGTACCAGAGACAGAACGGCAATAGGAAAAAACCGCGCACCAAAAGAATTGCAGGATAAAATGGGATTGTATAATGAACTGGGGAAGAAAACTCAGGAAAAAATTCCGGGTTCAAAACTGGTAGAATTAGATAATGTAGGACATCTCCCGCATATTGAGGTTTTTGATCAGTTTGTAGGAGCATTGTTACCTTTTATAAAAGAATAAACACAGCAGCCACTTTACAAAGTGGCTGTATTTTTTTTCAGAAGCAGGATCGCACCCAAGGCAATCCCGGAAAAAATGGTAAGTGAGAGTCCAAGATTTTGAATAGCGCCGGTAACCACAAGTCCAAGACCTATTAAAATATAATAGATAAGTCCGAAAACAGCACCTGCCGATCCTGTTTCGCTTTTATACCTGAATAGTGCTGTGCTTAATATATTCGGGATAGCTATTCCGTATGCCATGACAATAAAACAAAATGGAATCAGAAACCAGATCTTTTCTCCTGAAGCTCCAATAATAATAGCTGCAATAAAAGCGGTAATACCTCCGATTCTGATAAGTGCTTCAGATTTAAATCCTTTTTTAATCAGCTTTTTGTTTGCTAAAGCACCTATAAGTGTTCCTATAGCCAGAATAAAGCCGCTATAACCAAAATCGGTAGTACTAAACCTTCTTTTTTGAAGATAAAAGGTGCTAATGAATAATAGGAAAACAACATCACATTAAAGCCCATTACTAAAATGCTGTTTCTCCAGATGTAATGGTCGTTTAGCATCTCTTTTAGTAAGTGAAGAGATGATTTAATGTTTATATGCTTGTTTGGGGTAACAGTCTCTTTGAGGTTCCTTTGTGCCAAAAGGATGAGTATAATTGCCAGAATAAATAGTAATCCAAAAATACCCAGATATCCAAGGTTAGAAGAGATTACAGCACCTGTAAGCATCCCGATAACCGGACTGATAGAAAGTCCTATTCCTACAAAAGAGAAAGCTTTTCCGATTTGTTCTTTGTCATAAATATCACGCAATATCGTTTGGGTAACAACT is a window encoding:
- a CDS encoding MFS transporter; this encodes MKKTNALWILILLVMFPQFVETIYSPALPLIAREFGVSEETATLTISFYFIAFATGVIFWGIQCDRIGRRKSMLFGLLTYSAGTIAALIAGNFEILLLARVISAFGIAVGSVVTQTILRDIYDKEQIGKAFSFVGIGLSISPVIGMLTGAVISSNLGYLGIFGLLFILAIILILLAQRNLKETVTPNKHINIKSSLHLLKEMLNDHYIWRNSILVMGFNVMLFSYYSLAPFIFKKEGLVLPILVIAALFWL
- a CDS encoding alpha/beta fold hydrolase, whose protein sequence is MKKIRIGFMAIGLMLCLSVTAQELKPLDAYLTTVNYPYPENYIKFESQGQNLEMVYMDVKPVTANGKTIVLLHGKNFNAAYWKKTAEVLLKEGFRVIMPDQIGFGKSSKPHDYQFSFSQLAYNTRLILDKLKIDKAIILGHSMGGMIATRFTLQYPERVEKLVLENPIGLEDYKTFAGYETIDEAYQGELKNTVETYRNYQLKFYYDNKWKEEYQPWLNMLAGWTLHKDYPKVAWDAALTTDMIYNQPVCYEFQNIKRPTLLIIGTRDRTAIGKNRAPKELQDKMGLYNELGKKTQEKIPGSKLVELDNVGHLPHIEVFDQFVGALLPFIKE